From Macrobrachium nipponense isolate FS-2020 chromosome 6, ASM1510439v2, whole genome shotgun sequence, a single genomic window includes:
- the LOC135216424 gene encoding uncharacterized protein LOC135216424 isoform X3 gives MASYISRIKEKTARVLRSPDKKKEFPKPDAEGGSSPPKSPDDAVPKEKEKKTENRSKSAPSKEQMEKWTSSISCLLRDHDGIEAFREFLKEMEDESGEEGEHTKYIDFYVECEEYKMEFQKLEEKAKAIYEEYLAEAAGKPVDFRIKAANRKVGYIRKLLHLRGKEIADKANFLQIGADKEVGTGGKSVDIGDKLEAEGLEGVKLFDEPLTKVVHKLETGYYVNFCLRLKEKLKL, from the exons ATGGCATCTTACATCAGCCGTATCAAAGAAAAAACAGCCCGCGTCTTAAGGTCTCCTGACAAGAAGAAAGAATTCCCAAAACCTGATGCTGAAGGGGGGAGCAGTCCACCGAAATCTCCAGATGATGCAGTACCcaaggaaaaagagaagaaaacagaGAACCGGTCAAAGTCTGCTCCCTCTAAAGAACAAATGGAAAAATGGACATCATCCATAAGTTGCTTGTTAAGG GACCATGATGGAATAGAAGCCTTCCGTGAGTTTTTGAAAGAAATGGAAGATGAGTCGGGGGAAGAGGGCGAACACACAAAGTACATTGATTTTTATGTGGAGTGTGAGGAGTATAAAATGGAGTTCCAGAAACTTGAAGAAAAAGCTAAGGCAATATATGAAGAATATTTAGCG GAAGCTGCTGGAAAGCCTGTGGATTTCCGGATCAAAGCAGCAAATAGGAAGGTTGGATATATAAGAAAGCTTTTGCATTTAAGGGGTAAGGAAATTGCTGATAAAGCAAATTTTTTGCAGATTGGAGCTGACAAGGAAGTTGGGACTGGAGGAAAAAGTGTGGACATTGGTGATAAGTTGGAGGctgaaggtttggaaggtgttaaGTTGTTTGACGAGCCGCTGACCAAAGTTGTACATAAATTGGAGACTGGATATTATGTCAACTTCTGTTTAAgattaaaagaaaagttaaagctttga
- the LOC135216424 gene encoding uncharacterized protein LOC135216424 isoform X1, producing the protein MAGTPPKHACDCLPKYSRYSPRYSRDRSRSCRCKATPTSMASYISRIKEKTARVLRSPDKKKEFPKPDAEGGSSPPKSPDDAVPKEKEKKTENRSKSAPSKEQMEKWTSSISCLLRDHDGIEAFREFLKEMEDESGEEGEHTKYIDFYVECEEYKMEFQKLEEKAKAIYEEYLAEAAGKPVDFRIKAANRKVGYIRKLLHLRGKEIADKANFLQIGADKEVGTGGKSVDIGDKLEAEGLEGVKLFDEPLTKVVHKLETGYYVNFCLRLKEKLKL; encoded by the exons ATGGCTGGTACGCCCCCCAAGCATGCTTGCGACTGCTTGCCCAAATACAGCCGATATTCGCCCAGATACAGCAGAGATCGTAG cagGAGCTGTAGGTGTAAGGCAACACCTACTAGCATGGCATCTTACATCAGCCGTATCAAAGAAAAAACAGCCCGCGTCTTAAGGTCTCCTGACAAGAAGAAAGAATTCCCAAAACCTGATGCTGAAGGGGGGAGCAGTCCACCGAAATCTCCAGATGATGCAGTACCcaaggaaaaagagaagaaaacagaGAACCGGTCAAAGTCTGCTCCCTCTAAAGAACAAATGGAAAAATGGACATCATCCATAAGTTGCTTGTTAAGG GACCATGATGGAATAGAAGCCTTCCGTGAGTTTTTGAAAGAAATGGAAGATGAGTCGGGGGAAGAGGGCGAACACACAAAGTACATTGATTTTTATGTGGAGTGTGAGGAGTATAAAATGGAGTTCCAGAAACTTGAAGAAAAAGCTAAGGCAATATATGAAGAATATTTAGCG GAAGCTGCTGGAAAGCCTGTGGATTTCCGGATCAAAGCAGCAAATAGGAAGGTTGGATATATAAGAAAGCTTTTGCATTTAAGGGGTAAGGAAATTGCTGATAAAGCAAATTTTTTGCAGATTGGAGCTGACAAGGAAGTTGGGACTGGAGGAAAAAGTGTGGACATTGGTGATAAGTTGGAGGctgaaggtttggaaggtgttaaGTTGTTTGACGAGCCGCTGACCAAAGTTGTACATAAATTGGAGACTGGATATTATGTCAACTTCTGTTTAAgattaaaagaaaagttaaagctttga
- the LOC135216424 gene encoding regulator of G-protein signaling 4-like isoform X4: MAGTPPKHACDCLPKYSRYSPRYSRDRSRSCRCKATPTSMASYISRIKEKTARVLRSPDKKKEFPKPDAEGGSSPPKSPDDAVPKEKEKKTENRSKSAPSKEQMEKWTSSISCLLRDHDGIEAFREFLKEMEDESGEEGEHTKYIDFYVECEEYKMEFQKLEEKAKAIYEEYLAIGADKEVGTGGKSVDIGDKLEAEGLEGVKLFDEPLTKVVHKLETGYYVNFCLRLKEKLKL, encoded by the exons ATGGCTGGTACGCCCCCCAAGCATGCTTGCGACTGCTTGCCCAAATACAGCCGATATTCGCCCAGATACAGCAGAGATCGTAG cagGAGCTGTAGGTGTAAGGCAACACCTACTAGCATGGCATCTTACATCAGCCGTATCAAAGAAAAAACAGCCCGCGTCTTAAGGTCTCCTGACAAGAAGAAAGAATTCCCAAAACCTGATGCTGAAGGGGGGAGCAGTCCACCGAAATCTCCAGATGATGCAGTACCcaaggaaaaagagaagaaaacagaGAACCGGTCAAAGTCTGCTCCCTCTAAAGAACAAATGGAAAAATGGACATCATCCATAAGTTGCTTGTTAAGG GACCATGATGGAATAGAAGCCTTCCGTGAGTTTTTGAAAGAAATGGAAGATGAGTCGGGGGAAGAGGGCGAACACACAAAGTACATTGATTTTTATGTGGAGTGTGAGGAGTATAAAATGGAGTTCCAGAAACTTGAAGAAAAAGCTAAGGCAATATATGAAGAATATTTAGCG ATTGGAGCTGACAAGGAAGTTGGGACTGGAGGAAAAAGTGTGGACATTGGTGATAAGTTGGAGGctgaaggtttggaaggtgttaaGTTGTTTGACGAGCCGCTGACCAAAGTTGTACATAAATTGGAGACTGGATATTATGTCAACTTCTGTTTAAgattaaaagaaaagttaaagctttga
- the LOC135216424 gene encoding uncharacterized protein LOC135216424 isoform X2: MAGTPPKHACDCLPKYSRYSPRYSRDRRSCRCKATPTSMASYISRIKEKTARVLRSPDKKKEFPKPDAEGGSSPPKSPDDAVPKEKEKKTENRSKSAPSKEQMEKWTSSISCLLRDHDGIEAFREFLKEMEDESGEEGEHTKYIDFYVECEEYKMEFQKLEEKAKAIYEEYLAEAAGKPVDFRIKAANRKVGYIRKLLHLRGKEIADKANFLQIGADKEVGTGGKSVDIGDKLEAEGLEGVKLFDEPLTKVVHKLETGYYVNFCLRLKEKLKL, translated from the exons ATGGCTGGTACGCCCCCCAAGCATGCTTGCGACTGCTTGCCCAAATACAGCCGATATTCGCCCAGATACAGCAGAGATCGTAG GAGCTGTAGGTGTAAGGCAACACCTACTAGCATGGCATCTTACATCAGCCGTATCAAAGAAAAAACAGCCCGCGTCTTAAGGTCTCCTGACAAGAAGAAAGAATTCCCAAAACCTGATGCTGAAGGGGGGAGCAGTCCACCGAAATCTCCAGATGATGCAGTACCcaaggaaaaagagaagaaaacagaGAACCGGTCAAAGTCTGCTCCCTCTAAAGAACAAATGGAAAAATGGACATCATCCATAAGTTGCTTGTTAAGG GACCATGATGGAATAGAAGCCTTCCGTGAGTTTTTGAAAGAAATGGAAGATGAGTCGGGGGAAGAGGGCGAACACACAAAGTACATTGATTTTTATGTGGAGTGTGAGGAGTATAAAATGGAGTTCCAGAAACTTGAAGAAAAAGCTAAGGCAATATATGAAGAATATTTAGCG GAAGCTGCTGGAAAGCCTGTGGATTTCCGGATCAAAGCAGCAAATAGGAAGGTTGGATATATAAGAAAGCTTTTGCATTTAAGGGGTAAGGAAATTGCTGATAAAGCAAATTTTTTGCAGATTGGAGCTGACAAGGAAGTTGGGACTGGAGGAAAAAGTGTGGACATTGGTGATAAGTTGGAGGctgaaggtttggaaggtgttaaGTTGTTTGACGAGCCGCTGACCAAAGTTGTACATAAATTGGAGACTGGATATTATGTCAACTTCTGTTTAAgattaaaagaaaagttaaagctttga